The following are from one region of the Salvia splendens isolate huo1 unplaced genomic scaffold, SspV2 ctg1097, whole genome shotgun sequence genome:
- the LOC121788603 gene encoding NAC domain-containing protein 45-like has protein sequence MGPMTLPPGFRFHPTDEELVAYYLDRKINGGTIELDVIPEVDLYKCEPWDLPDKSFLPSKDMEWYFYGPRDKKYPNGSRTNRATRSGYWKATGKDRTVHSQKRAVGMKKTLVYYRGRAPHGVRTDWVMHEYRLTSSTSTLKDSYALCRVMKKNIVSQKTNNEAAAEQVLWDEGATPETSRDQNTSSDLTPAAVVSKDSMDQIGSDEVNSSVMDQFYCNGTESISNFNFQDYTGLFCESWNPSVGMNDFPEIDFPTEWKSGGEHVADSDRFKDCLNGIANLDEIYALCSTHDSYAHTL, from the exons ATGGGGCCAATGACACTTCCTCCCGGATTCCGGTTCCATCCAACGGACGAGGAGCTCGTGGCCTACTATCTCGACCGGAAAATCAACGGCGGGACAATCGAGCTCGACGTCATCCCCGAGGTTGATCTCTACAAATGTGAGCCCTGGGATTTACCCG ATAAATCATTCTTGCCGAGTAAGGACATGGAGTGGTACTTCTACGGCCCACGGGACAAGAAGTACCCGAACGGGTCACGCACAAATCGCGCGACGCGCTCGGGGTACTGGAAGGCGACCGGGAAAGACCGGACCGTGCACTCACAGAAGCGTGCGGTCGGGATGAAGAAGACATTGGTGTATTACAGAGGAAGGGCGCCACATGGCGTTAGAACTGATTGGGTAATGCACGAGTATCGCCTCACATCCTCCACGTCAactctcaag GATTCTTATGCACTATGTCGGGTGATGAAGAAAAACATAGTCTCACAAAAGACTAATAATGAAGCAGCCGCGGAGCAagttttatgggacgaaggcgCGACCCCGGAAACATCCCGGGATCAAAATACCTCGTCCGATCTCACACCAGCCGCGGTCGTCTCCAAAGATTCAATGGATCAGATCGGATCAGATGAAGTGAATAGCTCCGTGATGGATCAATTCTATTGCAATGGCACTGAAAGCatatcaaatttcaattttcag GATTACACAGGTTTATTCTGTGAATCATGGAATCCATCGGTGGGGATGAACGATTTCCCGGAGATAGATTTTCCGACGGAGTGGAAATCGGGCGGTGAACACGTGGCGGATTCGGATAGGTTCAAGGATTGTCTCAACGGCATTGCAAATCTAGATGAGATTTATGCCTTGTGCTCTACACACGATAGTTATGCACACac